A window of Ictidomys tridecemlineatus isolate mIctTri1 chromosome 1, mIctTri1.hap1, whole genome shotgun sequence contains these coding sequences:
- the LOC101964276 gene encoding protocadherin beta-12, with product MVALQDNIRTGKIYMYFTGWHCGRLISAQGEQGRQNKPTRGNLEAIQSDYNILPKWTNPETRFPERQSGAESILQEAFWQRAMENGGEDTLQTRQVLLLFVLLGISQAHSEPGSFSVAEEMQSGSFVGNLAKDLGLEVGELSSRGAQVVSNDNKRSLQLDINTGDLLLSQMLDREELCGSTEPCVLHFQVLMKNPLQFLRIELQVRDVNDHSPIFLEKEMLLEIPENSPVGAVFLLESANDLDVGMNTVQSYTISPNSHFHIKMRVNPDNRKYPELVLDKALDYEEQQELSLILTALDGGSPPRSGTALVRVVIVDINDNCPEFQQPFYEVKIPENSILGSLVITVTAWDLDSGINGEISYTFSHASEDIQKTFKINRKSGEISLTASLDFETIESYSVIIQATDGGGLFGKSTVRIQVMDVNDNVPEIAVSSITSPIPENSPETAVMVFSIRDRDSGENGRTICSIPEDLPFLLKSSFENYYTLETEKTLDRESRAQYNITITVTDLGTPRLKTEHSIIILVSDVNDNAPAFTQVSYTLLVRENNQPALHIGSVSATDRDSGTNAQITYSLLPNQDLHLPLASLVSINADNGQLFALRALDFEALQAFEFHVGATDQGSPALSSQALVRVVVLDDNDNSPFVLYPMQNASAPCTELVPRAAEQGYLVTKVVAVDGDSGQNAWLSYQLLKATEPGLFGVWAHNGEVRTTRLLSERDAARHRLVVLVKDNGAPPLSASVTLHVLLVDGFSQPYLPLPEVAPERAQGDSLTVYLVIALASVSSLFLFSVLVFVAVRLCRRRRAAPLGVYSVPEGHFPGHLVDVSGTGTLSQSYQYEVCLRGSTGTNEFKFLKPIMPNPSPQWSGKETEETPPFNSSFGFNIQ from the coding sequence ATGGTGGCGCTGCAGGATAATATCCGCAcgggaaaaatatatatgtatttcactGGATGGCATTGTGGACGCTTAATCAGTGCACAGGGAGAACAGGGAAGACAGAACAAGCCAACAAGGGGCAACCTAGAAGCCATTCAATCGGATTACAATATTCTTCCAAAGTGGACAAATCCAGAAACACGTTTCCCAGAACGGCAAAGTGGAGCTGAATCAATTCTGCAGGAAGCCTTCTGGCAAAGAGCTATGGAGAATGGAGGAGAAGATACTTTGCAGACAAGGCAAGTCCTACTTCTCTTTGTATTGTTGGGAATATCTCAGGCGCACTCTGAGCCTGGGAGCTTTTCCGTGGCAGAGGAAATGCAAAGTGGAAGCTTTGTAGGCAATTTGGCAAAAGACCTAGGACTAGAGGTGGGTGAGCTGTCCTCCCGGGGAGCTCAGGTTGTCTCTAATGATAACAAACGGTCTTTGCAACTGGACATAAATACCGGGGATTTGCTTTTAAGCCAAATGTTAGACCGGGAGGAGCTCTGCGGCTCCACCGAGCCCTGTGTGCtgcattttcaggtattaatGAAAAACCCATTGCAGTTTTTACGGATTGAGCTTCAAGTAAGAGATGTAAATGACCACTCTCCAATCTTCTTGGAAAAAGAAATGCTCCTAGAAATCCCAGAGAATAGTCCTGTTGGTGCTGTGTTCTTACTAGAAAGTGCAAATGATTTAGATGTAGGAATGAATACTGTACAAAGCTACACAATAAGCCCCAACTCTCATTTCCACATTAAAATGAGAGTTAATCCAGACAACAGGAAGTACCCAGAGTTGGTTCTGGACAAGGCACTGGATTATGAAGAGCAGCAGGAACTCAGTTTGATTCTCACTGCTCTGGATGGTGGGTCCCCACCCAGGTCTGGGACTGCCTTAGTTCGGGTGGTGATTGTAGACATTAATGACAACTGCCCTGAGTTTCAGCAACCATTTTATGAGGTGAAGATTCCAGAGAATAGCATCCTTGGTTCACTGGTTATCACTGTCACTGCTTGGGATTTAGATTCCGGAATAAATGGGGAAATATCATATACCTTTTCTCATGCCTCAGAAGATAttcaaaagacatttaaaattaacCGAAAGTCTGGAGAAATTAGTTTAACAGCATCTTTGGATTTTGAAACAATTGAATCATACTCAGTAATCATTCAAGCCACAGATGGGGGAGGACTTTTTGGAAAGTCTACAGTCAGAATACAAGTAATGGATGTGAATGACAATGTTCCTGAAATTGCTGTGTCATCAATTACCAGTCCAATCCCAGAAAATTCCCCTGAGACTGCAGTCATGGTTTTCAGTATCCGAGATAGAGACTCTGGAGAAAATGGAAGAACGATTTGTTCTATTCCAGAAGACCTCCCATTCCTACTGAAATCTTCATTTGAGAATTACTACACCCTAGAAACGGAGAAAACCCTAGACAGGGAAAGCAGAGCCCAGTATAATATCACCATCACGGTCACAGACTTGGGGACACCCAGGCTGAAAACCGAGCACAGCATAATAATCCTCGTCTCTGACGTCAATGACAACGCCCCTGCCTTCACACAAGTGTCCTACACCCTGTTGGTCCGCGAGAACAACCAGCCCGCCCTGCACATAGGCAGTGTCAGCGCCACAGACAGAGACTCAGGCACCAACGCCCAGATCACCTACTCGCTGCTGCCAAACCAGGACCTGCACCTGCCCCTCGCCTCGCTGGTCTCCATCAACGCAGACAATGGGCAGCTGTTCGCGCTGAGGGCGCTGGACTTCGAGGCCCTGCAGGCGTTTGAGTTCCACGTGGGCGCTACCGACCAAGGCTCGCCTGCGCTCAGCAGCCAGGCGCTGGTGCGAGTGGTGGTGCTGGATGACAATGACAACTCGCCCTTCGTGCTGTACCCAATGCAGAACGCCTCTGCGCCCTGCACCGAGCTGGTACCCAGGGCGGCAGAGCAGGGCTACCTAGTCACCAAGGTGGTAGCGGTGGATGGAGACTCGGGCCAGAACGCCTGGCTGTCATATCAGCTGCTCAAGGCCACGGAGCCAGGGCTGTTTGGCGTGTGGGCGCACAATGGCGAGGTGCGCACCACCAGGCTGCTGAGCGAGCGCGACGCAGCCAGGCACAGGCTGGTGGTGCTGGTCAAGGACAATGGCGCGCCTCCGCTGTCTGCCAGCGTCACGCTGCACGTGCTGCTGGTGGATGGCTTCTCCCAGCCCTACCTGCCTCTCCCGGAAGTGGCGCCCGAGCGCGCGCAGGGGGACTCGCTCACTGTCTACTTGGTCATCGCCTTGGCTTCGGTgtcatctctcttcctcttctctgtgctGGTGTTTGTGGCGGTGAGGCTGTGCAGGAGGCGCAGGGCGGCGCCACTGGGTGTGTATTCGGTGCCTGAGGGCCACTTTCCTGGCCACCTGGTGGATGTCAGCGGCACTGGCACTCTGTCCCAGAGTTACCAGTATGAGGTGTGTCTTAGGGGAAGTACTGGAACAAATGAGTTCAAATTTCTAAAGCCAATTATGCCCAACCCTTCACCCCAGTGGTCTGGGAAAGAAACAGAGGAAACTCCTCCTTTCAACAGTAGCTTTGGGTTCAATATTCAGTGA
- the LOC101954441 gene encoding protocadherin beta-10: MKEEAMETRRLCFPRQRQVLLLFLFGGVSLAANRFRHYSVTEETERGSFVVNLAKELGIGVEELATRRTRVVSDDNKQHLLLDSHTGNVLTNEKLDREKLCGSIEPCMLYFQILMDNPFQIYRAELKIRDINDHSPVFREKEMVLKILENTAEGATFRLERAQDSDRGLNGIQNYTIEPNSFFHITISDSDEGTIYPELVLDKALDWEKQPELNLTLTALDGGSPPRSGITTIRILVLDVNDNAPKFSQLIYETQAPENSPLGSLVVKISAEDADSGVNAEVTYSFFDADEDIQTIFQINPFSGEIILKALLDYELVKSHKINVQAIDGGGLSARCMVLVQVLDTNDNPPELIISSLSNYIDENSPETVLAVFRAKDRDSGENGKTVCYIQDNLPFRLKPSVENFYILMTEEALDRESRAEYNITITVTDLGTPRLKTQHNITVLVSDVNDNAPAFTQTSYTLLVRENNQPALQIGSVSATDRDSGTNAQITYSLLPNQDPHLPLTSLVSINADNGQLFALRALDFEVLQSFEFHVGATDQGSPALSSQALVRVVVLDDNDNSPFVLYPMQNASAPCTELVPRAAEQGYLVTKVVAVDGDSGQNAWLSYQLLKATEPGLFGVWAHNGEVRTTRLLSERDAARHRLVVLVKDNGEPPLSASVTLHVLLVDGFSQPYLPLPEVAPERAQGDSLTVYLVIALASVSSLFLFSVLVFVAVRVCRRRRAASLEVCSVPEGHFPGHLVDVSGTGTLSQSYQYKVCLTGDSSGTSEFKFLKPIYPNIHSNGPERNSVENPIF; encoded by the coding sequence ATGAAAGAAGAAGCTATGGAGACCAGAAGGTTGTGCTTCCCAAGACAAAGGCAAGTCTTACTTCTCTTTCTGTTTGGGGGAGTATCCTTGGCAGCTAATAGGTTTCGACATTATTCTGTGACAGAGGAAACTGAAAGAGGATCCTTTGTCGTCAATCTGGCAAAGGAGCTGGGAATAGGGGTGGAGGAGCTGGCTACACGGAGAACGAGGGTGGTTTCTGATGATAATAAACAACACTTGCTTCTGGATTCTCATACTGGAAATGTGCTCACAAATGAAAAACTGGACAGGGAGAAACTGTGTGGCTCCATAGAGCCCTGTATGCtgtatttccaaattttaatgGATAACCCCTTTCAGATTTACCGGGCTGAGTTGAAAATCAGAGATATAAATGATCACTCACCAGTATTTCGGGAGAAAGAGATGGTcttaaaaatactagaaaatacaGCAGAAGGGGCAACATTTCGTTTAGAAAGAGCACAAGATTCAGATAGAGGACTTAATGGTATCCAAAACTATACAATTGAAcccaattctttttttcatattacaaTTAGTGACAGTGATGAGGGAACAATATATCCAGAGCTAGTGCTAGACAAAGCTCTTGACTGGGAAAAGCAGCCAGAGCTCAATTTAACACTCACAGCACTGGATGGTGGATCTCCACCCAGGTCAGGAATCACCACTATACGCATCCTTGTCCTGGATGTCAATGACAATGCTCCCAAATTTTCTCAGCTGATTTATGAGACCCAGGCTCCAGAAAATAGCCCCTTAGGGTCTCTTGTGGTTAAAATCTCTGCAGAAGATGCAGATTCAGGAGTCAATGCAGAAGTAACCTATTCATTTTTTGATGCTGATGAAGATATTCAAACAATCTTTCAAATCAATCCTTTTTCTGGGGAAATCATTCTCAAAGCATTGCTTGACTATGAACTAGTAAAGTCTCACAAAATAAACGTACAGGCAATTGATGGTGGGGGCCTTTCTGCAAGATGTATGGTTTTGGTTCAGGTATTAGACACCAATGACAATCCTCCTGAATTGATCATATCATCACTTTCCAACTACATCGATGAGAACTCTCCTGAAACAGTACTGGCAGTTTTTAGGGCTAAAGACAGAGATTctggagaaaatggaaagaccgTTTGCTACATACAGGATAATTTGCCTTTCCGTCTGAAACCCTCTGTGGAAAATTTTTACATCCTAATGACAGAAGAAGCACTAGACAGAGAGAGCAGAGCCGAGTACAACATCACCATCACGGTCACAGACTTGGGGACACCCAGGCTGAAAACCCAGCACAACATAACTGTCCTCGTCTCCGACGTCAACGACAACGCCCCTGCCTTCACACAAACATCATACACGCTGTTGGTCCGCGAGAATAACCAACCCGCCCTGCAAATAGGCAGTGTCAGCGCCACAGACAGAGACTCAGGCACCAATGCCCAGATCACCTACTCGCTGCTGCCAAACCAGGACCCGCACCTGCCCCTCACCTCGCTGGTCTCCATCAACGCAGACAATGGACAGCTGTTCGCGCTGAGGGCGCTGGACTTCGAGGTCCTGCAGTCATTCGAGTTTCACGTGGGCGCCACAGACCAAGGCTCTCCCGCGCTCAGCAGCCAGGCGCTGGTGCGAGTGGTGGTGCTGGACGACAATGACAACTCGCCCTTCGTGCTGTACCCAATGCAGAACGCCTCTGCGCCTTGTACCGAGCTGGTACCCAGGGCAGCAGAGCAGGGCTACCTGGTCACCAAGGTGGTGGCAGTGGATGGAGACTCGGGCCAGAACGCCTGGCTGTCATACCAGCTGCTCAAGGCCACGGAGCCAGGGCTGTTTGGCGTGTGGGCGCACAATGGCGAGGTGCGCACCACCAGGCTGCTGAGCGAGCGCGATGCGGCCAGGCACAGGCTGGTGGTGCTGGTCAAGGACAATGGCGAGCCTCCGCTGTCTGCCAGCGTCACGCTGCACGTGCTGCTGGTGGATGGCTTCTCCCAGCCCTACCTGCCGCTCCCGGAAGTGGCGCCCGAGCGCGCGCAGGGGGACTCGCTCACTGTCTACTTGGTCATCGCCTTGGCGTCGGTGTCATcgctcttcctcttctctgtgctGGTGTTCGTGGCGGTGAGAGTGTGCAGGAGGCGCAGGGCGGCATCACTAGAGGTCTGCTCAGTGCCTGAGGGCCACTTTCCTGGCCACCTGGTGGATGTCAGCGGCACTGGCACTCTGTCCCAGAGCTACCAGTATAAGGTGTGTCTGACGGGAGATTCTTCTGGAACAAGCGAATTCAAGTTTTTGAAACCAATTTACCCTAACATTCACAGCAATGGTCCTGAGCGGAATAGTGTAGAAAATCCTATCTTTTGA
- the LOC101978581 gene encoding protocadherin beta-18 produces the protein MDLQERIAQQIRQVLLSFVLLGGSLVCSETWRYSVAEEMEIGSFIANVIKDMDSSVEDLAARRARVIFDDYKPYLRLEQQTGNLVLNEQLDREALCDITEPCILHFQVLFENPLQFFRAELLIKDINDHTPMFLDEHILLKISEGTTPGTSFQMDSAQDLDVGRNGVQTYTVSPNPYFHLNIQESVEGRKYPELVIDQSLDREKEPEIILTLTALDGGSPPRTGTSLIQVVVLDINDNAPEFERPVYEVQVPENSPVGSLIITVSATDLDAGINGELSYSFSHIARDVRKTFEIHPISGNIHLKTILDFEIIQSYTINIQAIDGGGLSGKSVIIVQVVDVNDNPPEIAMTSLTGLIPENSSPEMVVAVFSIRDKDSGDNGRMICSIQDNLPFLLKPTFKNFYTLVTEHPLDREIRMEYNLTITITDLGTPRLKTTHNITVVVSDVNDNAPAFSQTSYTLLVRENNSPALQIGSVSATDRDSGTNAQITYSLLPTQDPHLPLASLVSINADNGQLFALRSLDFEALQAFEFHVGATDQGSPALSSQALVRVVVLDDNDNSPFVLYPMQNASAPCTELVPRAAEQGYLVTKVVAVDGDSGQNAWLSYQLLKATEPGLFGVWAHNGEVRTTRLLSERDAARHRLVVLVKDNGEPPLSASVTLHVLLVEGFSQPYLPLPEVAPERGQGDLLTVYLVIALASVSSLFLFSVLVFVVVRLCRRRRAAPLGVYSVPEGHFPGHLMDVSSTGTLSQSYQYEVCLKEGSGTSDFKFLQSINHNHQGTVNDTV, from the coding sequence ATGGATCTGCAAGAGAGAATTGCTCAGCAGATAAGGCAAGTGCTGCTTTCCTTTGTTTTGCTGGGAGGGTCTTTGGTGTGTTCTGAGACCTGGAGATATTCTGTGGCAGAGGAAATGGAGATTGGCTCCTTCATAGCCAATGTAATAAAAGATATGGATTCCAGTGTGGAAGATCTGGCTGCACGGAGGGCCAGAGTCATCTTTGATGACTATAAACCTTACTTGAGGTTGGAACAGCAGACTGGAAACTTGGTCTTAAATGAGCAACTGGACCGGGAGGCACTTTGTGATATCACTGAGCCCTGTATATTGCATTTCCAGGTGTTATTTGAAAATCCTTTGCAATTTTTTCGGGCTGAGCTTTTGATCAAAGACATAAATGATCACACTCCCATGTTCCTAGATGAACACATACTTCTAAAAATATCTGAAGGTACTACACCAGGAACTTCATTTCAAATGGATAGTGCTCAGGACTTAGATGTAGGAAGGAATGGTGTTCAAACCTATACAGTAAGCCCCAATCCTTACTTCCACCTTAACATACAAGAGAGTGTTGAGGGCAGAAAATACCCAGAGCTGGTAATTGACCAATCTCTGGATCGGGAAAAGGAGcctgaaattattttaactttaacaGCCTTAGATGGAGGGTCCCCACCAAGGACTGGGACTTCACTGATTCAAGTTGTTGTCCTTGATATCAATGATAATGCCCCAGAGTTTGAGAGACCAGTCTACGAGGTGCAGGTCCCAGAGAACAGCCCTGTGGGCTCCTTGATAATCACAGTGTCTGCTACAGATTTAGACGCAGGAATAAATGGAGAACTATCTTATTCATTTTCTCATATCGCTAGAGATGTGCGGAAAACATTTGAAATCCACCCAATTTCTGGTAACATCCATTTGAAAACAATTCTTGATTTTGAGATTATTCAATCTTATACAATAAATATTCAGGCCATTGATGGTGGGGGTCTTTCTGGAAAATCAGTCATTATAGTTCAGGTTGTAGATGTGAATGACAACCCACCAGAAATAGCCATGACATCTCTTACTGGCCTCATACCAGAAAACTCTTCACCAGAGATGGTGGTCGCTGTTTTCAGTATCCGGGACAAAGATTCTGGGGACAATGGGAGGATGATTTGCTCAATTCAAGACAACCTCCCCTTTCTCTTGAAGCCTACTTTCAAGAATTTCTACACTCTGGTAACAGAGCACCCCCTGGACAGAGAGATAAGAATGGAATATAATCTCACCATCACGATCACGGATTTAGGAACACCCAGATTGAAAACCACACACAACATAACAGTAGTGGTCTCCGACGTCAACGACAACGCCCCTGCCTTCTCCCAAACGTCCTATACTCTGTTGGTGAGAGAAAACAACAGCCCTGCCTTGCAAATAGGCAGTGTCAGTGCCACAGACAGAGACTCAGGCACCAATGCCCAGATCACCTACTCGCTGCTGCCAACCCAGGACCCGCACCTGCCCCTCGCCTCGCTGGTCTCCATCAACGCAGACAATGGGCAGCTGTTCGCGCTGAGGTCGCTGGACTTTGAGGCCCTGCAGGCGTTCGAGTTCCACGTGGGCGCCACAGACCAAGGCTCGCCCGCGCTCAGCAGCCAGGCGCTGGTGCGAGTGGTGGTGCTGGACGACAATGACAACTCGCCCTTCGTGCTGTACCCAATGCAGAACGCCTCTGCGCCCTGCACAGAGCTGGTACCCAGGGCGGCAGAGCAGGGCTACCTGGTCACCAAAGTGGTGGCGGTGGATGGAGACTCGGGCCAGAACGCCTGGCTGTCATACCAGCTGCTCAAGGCCACGGAGCCAGGGCTGTTTGGCGTGTGGGCGCACAATGGCGAGGTGCGCACCACCAGGCTGCTGAGTGAGCGCGACGCAGCCAGGCACAGGCTGGTGGTGCTGGTCAAGGACAATGGCGAGCCTCCGCTGTCTGCCAGCGTCACGCTGCACGTGCTGCTGGTGGAGGGCTTCTCCCAGCCCTACCTGCCACTCCCTGAAGTGGCGCCCGAGCGCGGGCAGGGGGACTTGCTCACTGTCTACTTGGTCATCGCCTTGGCCTCTGTGTCATcgctcttcctcttctctgtgctGGTGTTCGTGGTTGTGAGGCTGTGCAGGAGGCGCAGGGCGGCGCCACTGGGTGTGTATTCGGTGCCTGAGGGCCACTTTCCTGGACACCTGATGGATGTCAGCAGCACTGGGACCCTGTCTCAGAGCTACCAGTATGAGGTTTGTCTAAAGGAAGGTTCAGGGACTAGCGACTTCAAGTTTCTGCAGTCTATTAATCACAACCATCAAGGGACTGTGAATGACACGGTGTAA
- the LOC101964548 gene encoding protocadherin beta-14 — MRIRGACTLRKRQVLVFFVFLGLSWADTESTRYFVAEETEIGSFVTNLARDLGLEVEEMSSREARVVSDDNEKHLYLDLRTGDLLLNKKLDREELCGSTEPCVLHFQVVLENPLQFFRAELHVRDINDHSPTFLDKEILIKISESATIGSTFLIESAQDLDVGSNSLQNYTISPNSHFYIKIQDNEDGKIYPELVLDRALDHEEAPELTLTLTALDGGSPPRSGTTLVLIKVLDINDNAPEFVQSLYEVQVQEDTPIGSWIITISAKDLDSGNYGKIWYTFFHASEDIRKTFEINSISGEVNLRSQLDFEIIQSYSINIQATDGGGLSEKCTLLVKVLDINDNPPEITISSITKTIPENASETLVALFSVRDQDSGDNGRILCSIQDDLPFILKPTFKNFFTLVSEKALDRESRAKYNITITVTDLGTPRLKTEYSITVLISDVNDNAPAFTQVSYTLMVRENNQPALHIGSVSATDRDSGTNAQITYSLLPTQDPHLPLASLVSINADNGQLFALRSLDFEALQAFEFHVGATDQDSPALSSQALVRVVVLDDNDNPPFVLYPLQNASAPCTELVPRAAEQGYLVTKVVAVDGDSGQNAWLSYQLLKATEPGLFGVWAHNGEVRTTRLLSERDAARHRLVVLVKDNGEPPLSSSVTLHVLLVDGFSQPYLPLPEVAPERAQGDSLTVYLVIALASVSSLFLFSVLVFVAVRLCRRHRAAPLGVYSVPEGHFPGHLVDVSGTGTLSQSYQYEVCLMGGNGISEFSFLKPNIPNPEVHDIGRNVGEKENFTNSFGFNGQ; from the coding sequence ATGAGGATCAGAGGGGCATGCACTCTACGGAAAAGGCAAGTcctggttttctttgtttttctggggTTGTCATGGGCAGATACTGAATCCACACGCTATTTTGTGGCAGAGGAAACAGAAATTGGCTCTTTTGTGACTAATTTGGCAAGAGACCTAGGGTTAGAGGTAGAGGAGATGTCCTCACGGGAGGCTCGGGTAGTGTCTGATGATAATGAAAAGCATTTGTACCTTGATTTGAGGACTGGAGATTTACTCTTAAATAAGAAACTGGATAGAGAAGAGCTGTGTGGCTCTACTGAGCCCTGTGTGCTGCATTTTCAAGTGGTATTAGAAAACCCCTTACAGTTTTTTCGGGCTGAACTTCATGTCAGAGATATAAATGATCACTCCCCTACATTTCTGGACAAGGAAATACTGATTAAAATATCAGAAAGTGCTACTATTGGATCTACATTCTTAATAGAAAGTGCTCAGGATTTGGATGTAGGAAGCAACAGTCTCCAAAACTATACAATTAGCCCAAATTCTCATTTCTACATTAAAATTCAAGAcaatgaagatggaaagatatatcCAGAACTGGTGCTAGATAGAGCATTAGACCATGAGGAGGCACCTGAGCTTACATTGACACTCACAGCACTGGATGGTGGATCTCCACCCAGGTCTGGGACAACTTTGGTTCTCATCAAAGTTTTGGACATCAATGATAATGCCCCTGAGTTTGTCCAGAGTCTCTATGAAGTGCAGGTCCAGGAGGATACACCCATTGGCTCCTGGATTATCACCATCTCTGCTAAGGATTTAGATTCAGGAAATTATGGGAAAATATGGTACACATTTTTCCATGCCTCAGAAGATATTCGTAAAACCTTTGAAATCAACTCAATATCTGGGGAAGTTAATTTGAGATCACAACTGGATTTTGAAATAATACAGTCCTATTCTATAAATATTCAGGCAACAGATGGTGGAGGTCTCTCTGAAAAATGCACGCTTCTAGTTAAAGTATTAGATATAAATGACAACCCACCAGAAATAACCATTTCATCGATTACAAAGACAATACCAGAGAATGCATCAGAGACCCTCGTGGCTCTTTTTAGTGTCCGAGATCAAGACTCTGGGGACAATGGAAGGATCCTTTGCTCTATTCAAGATGACCTCCCTTTTATCTTGAAACCCACCTTCAAAAACTTTTTCACTCTAGTTTCTGAAAAAGCACTGGACAGAGAGAGCAGAGCCAAGTACAACATCACCATCACGGTCACAGACTTGGGGACACCAAGGCTGAAAACTGAGTACAGCATAACCGTCCTCATCTCCGACGTCAATGACAATGCTCCTGCCTTCACACAAGTGTCCTACACCCTGATGGTCCGCGAGAACAACCAGCCCGCCCTGCACATAGGCAGTGTCAGCGCCACAGACAGAGACTCAGGCACCAATGCCCAGATCACCTACTCGCTGCTGCCAACCCAGGACCCGCACCTGCCCCTTGCCTCGCTGGTCTCCATCAACGCAGACAATGGGCAGCTGTTCGCGCTGAGGTCGCTGGACTTTGAGGCCCTGCAGGCGTTCGAGTTCCACGTGGGCGCCACAGACCAAGACTCTCCCGCGCTCAGCAGCCAGGCGCTGGTGCGAGTGGTGGTGCTGGACGACAATGACAACCCGCCCTTCGTGCTGTACCCGCTGCAGAACGCCTCTGCGCCCTGCACTGAGCTGGTGCCCAGGGCGGCAGAGCAGGGCTACCTGGTCACCAAGGTGGTAGCGGTGGATGGAGACTCGGGCCAGAACGCCTGGCTGTCATACCAGCTGCTCAAGGCCACGGAGCCAGGGCTGTTTGGCGTGTGGGCGCACAATGGCGAGGTGCGCACCACCAGGCTGCTGAGTGAGCGCGACGCGGCCAGGCACAGGCTGGTGGTGCTGGTCAAGGACAATGGCGAGCCTCCGCTGTCCTCCAGCGTCACGCTGCACGTGCTGCTGGTGGATGGCTTCTCCCAGCCCTACCTGCCGCTCCCTGAAGTGGCACCCGAACGCGCGCAGGGGGACTCGCTCACTGTCTACTTGGTCATCGCCTTGGCCTCTGTGTCGTcgctcttcctcttctctgtgctGGTGTTCGTGGCGGTGAGGCTGTGCAGGAGGCACAGGGCGGCGCCATTGGGTGTGTATTCGGTACCTGAGGGCCATTTTCCTGGCCACCTGGTGGATGTCAGTGGCACCGGGACACTGTCTCAAAGCTACCAGTATGAAGTGTGTCTGATGGGAGGTAATGGAATAAGTGAGTTCAGTTTCCTGAAGCCAAATATCCCCAATCCTGAAGTACATGATATTGGCAggaatgtgggagaaaaagagaaCTTCACGAATAGCTTTGGATTCAATggtcaataa